The following proteins are encoded in a genomic region of Desulfosporosinus youngiae DSM 17734:
- a CDS encoding SpoIIE family protein phosphatase, whose protein sequence is MLKNAQSILNSMPFLAWLKDKQGKYVLVNSAFEDFYRIKNTEIVGKTDFDFFPHYVALEHKRSEEELIKSKNWQPLLPLHHEVGGQWLETFVAPFFEEARGEVIGTIGIARNITERKQLEIDLANQKRFLKTIIDTIPDFIFYKNTKSVLLGCNKAYAEKVLGVSEDEAIGKIDLEGMEDIESVQFYQQNDQEELLTLKYEGKFALTGGNVISTETVKTTFLNEQGNVAGLIGIARDITERKQLESQLRESKERYSAIVNNAPQIVVIFKQGIIEFVNNAGIEVLGYNEECVRHHMKGFKTETLFGSVNSALLDSIRGEHCVSYEIELIKKSGEIINVLLKGTEIPYEREKATLAVMMDITESKQLNLKLRASEEKFRQLAETINEVFLITDGERIVYVSPAYERISGMSCQSLLDNQSSLLELIHPADRERMQASFYHGSRTKNEDLSEEFRITRPDGETRWLWMQSYPIRDEANPSSRRAMTIVDITDRKKAEDKLREREHQTQIEVMLAARVQRDSLPRPLVNNKVRVRTIFEPRSTISGDFLNYKWFGEQEKLCGYIIDVSGHGVATALQTATFKMLLDNVLLTGERIEEEVLQTINQKIMQYLYEDSFVALLYFEFDFRAGVLKLICAGITLFLAANPQGCSLVPIYGCYLGIIDHPEIETKIISLNPGDIYCLMSDGASDLLELHGLRKQGSFAEYKNWLEEMAKCPERNDDFSVICVEILHESKGTSLLKIKSDADLERAQVTISEFLERNAPGQAPMMEVAVNEAINNGFLACGQVFVKARRIGGRLIIRVKDDCQGFDTKDVNVRRKTERYEEEFEEMLDAEGGRGILLMKMVCDKVIYNAKGNEVLLMKVI, encoded by the coding sequence ATGCTTAAAAATGCCCAATCAATCCTCAATAGTATGCCATTTCTGGCTTGGCTAAAAGATAAGCAGGGTAAATATGTGCTTGTCAATTCAGCCTTTGAAGATTTCTATAGAATAAAGAATACAGAGATCGTCGGAAAGACCGATTTCGATTTCTTTCCTCATTATGTTGCCTTAGAACACAAACGAAGTGAAGAAGAGTTAATAAAATCTAAAAACTGGCAGCCCCTTCTTCCTCTTCACCATGAGGTGGGAGGCCAGTGGCTGGAAACCTTTGTTGCGCCGTTTTTTGAGGAGGCAAGGGGTGAAGTCATAGGAACTATAGGAATAGCGAGAAATATCACGGAGAGAAAACAACTTGAAATTGATCTTGCCAACCAAAAGAGATTTCTCAAAACGATCATTGATACTATACCTGATTTTATATTTTATAAGAATACCAAGAGCGTGTTGCTGGGGTGTAATAAAGCGTATGCAGAAAAGGTTTTAGGGGTAAGCGAGGATGAAGCAATCGGCAAAATAGATTTAGAAGGTATGGAGGATATCGAATCCGTTCAATTCTATCAGCAGAATGATCAGGAAGAATTATTGACCTTAAAATATGAAGGGAAATTTGCTTTAACAGGTGGTAATGTCATCTCCACTGAAACAGTGAAAACAACTTTCTTAAATGAGCAGGGGAACGTGGCCGGGCTTATAGGCATTGCCAGAGATATTACGGAGAGAAAACAGCTTGAAAGTCAACTCAGAGAGAGCAAAGAAAGATACTCTGCAATTGTCAATAATGCACCCCAGATTGTCGTTATTTTTAAGCAAGGGATCATTGAATTTGTGAACAATGCTGGTATAGAAGTCCTGGGGTATAACGAAGAATGTGTCCGCCACCATATGAAGGGTTTTAAGACAGAAACCTTATTTGGGTCTGTTAATTCGGCTTTATTGGATAGCATAAGAGGGGAACATTGTGTCTCCTATGAAATAGAGCTTATTAAAAAGTCCGGTGAAATCATTAATGTACTTTTAAAGGGTACAGAGATTCCCTATGAGAGGGAAAAGGCCACACTGGCGGTCATGATGGATATTACTGAAAGCAAACAATTAAACCTCAAGCTGCGGGCAAGCGAAGAGAAATTCAGACAGCTTGCCGAAACGATCAATGAGGTTTTCCTGATTACTGACGGAGAGAGGATTGTCTATGTCAGTCCGGCCTATGAAAGAATAAGTGGGATGTCTTGTCAGAGCCTGCTGGATAATCAAAGTTCACTTCTTGAGTTGATTCATCCGGCTGACAGGGAGAGGATGCAAGCTTCGTTCTATCACGGCTCGCGCACAAAGAACGAGGATTTAAGCGAGGAGTTCAGGATTACCCGACCCGATGGGGAAACCAGGTGGCTTTGGATGCAAAGCTATCCCATACGGGATGAAGCCAACCCTAGCTCAAGGAGAGCGATGACCATCGTTGATATAACCGACCGGAAGAAGGCAGAAGACAAGCTTAGGGAGCGGGAACATCAGACTCAGATCGAAGTTATGTTAGCCGCGAGGGTGCAGCGTGATTCCCTGCCCCGCCCTTTGGTCAACAATAAGGTTCGGGTCCGTACGATTTTCGAGCCCAGAAGCACGATCAGCGGAGATTTTTTAAATTACAAGTGGTTCGGGGAACAGGAAAAATTATGTGGTTATATCATAGATGTAAGTGGACATGGTGTGGCTACAGCTTTGCAAACCGCAACCTTTAAAATGCTGCTGGATAACGTTCTGCTTACCGGAGAGAGGATTGAGGAAGAGGTCCTGCAAACGATTAACCAGAAAATAATGCAGTATTTATATGAGGATTCTTTTGTAGCTTTACTGTACTTCGAATTTGATTTTCGAGCCGGGGTGCTTAAACTAATCTGTGCCGGCATAACCCTATTTCTCGCTGCCAATCCGCAGGGATGTTCGTTAGTCCCTATCTATGGCTGTTATCTTGGTATTATTGATCATCCGGAAATCGAAACCAAGATAATATCATTGAATCCGGGAGACATATATTGTTTGATGAGTGATGGTGCTTCTGATCTCTTGGAATTACATGGGCTACGTAAACAGGGTAGTTTCGCGGAATATAAGAACTGGCTTGAGGAAATGGCCAAATGTCCGGAAAGAAATGATGATTTTTCGGTTATTTGTGTCGAGATTCTCCATGAAAGCAAAGGAACAAGCCTACTGAAGATAAAAAGCGATGCGGATCTCGAACGCGCTCAGGTAACTATAAGTGAGTTTCTGGAACGGAATGCTCCGGGCCAGGCGCCCATGATGGAGGTTGCTGTCAATGAAGCGATCAACAATGGTTTTCTTGCCTGCGGGCAAGTTTTTGTGAAAGCCAGGCGGATTGGCGGCAGACTAATCATAAGGGTTAAGGACGATTGCCAGGGTTTTGACACAAAGGATGTTAATGTCCGCCGGAAAACAGAGAGGTATGAAGAAGAATTTGAGGAGATGCTGGATGCCGAGGGCGGACGAGGCATCTTATTAATGAAAATGGTTTGTGATAAAGTCATTTATAATGCTAAGGGCAATGAAGTGCTCTTGATGAAGGTGATTTAA
- a CDS encoding STAS domain-containing protein, whose amino-acid sequence MKHSIKVNGNQATVFLADKLYVRDASLLRDDVLEIIDRGVTNIRIDLSGLSYIDSSGLGTLVTINKRTKEKNGRLVLRGAQGLPFELIKRTRLDRVFSIED is encoded by the coding sequence ATGAAACATTCAATTAAAGTCAATGGAAATCAGGCCACGGTATTCTTAGCAGATAAATTATACGTTCGCGATGCCTCGTTACTAAGAGACGATGTGTTAGAAATAATCGACCGTGGGGTTACGAATATCCGGATTGATCTCTCAGGGTTATCCTACATCGATAGTTCGGGATTGGGCACGTTAGTGACGATTAATAAACGCACGAAGGAGAAAAACGGCAGGCTTGTGCTGAGGGGCGCTCAAGGTCTACCATTTGAACTAATTAAACGAACCCGGCTTGACAGGGTGTTTAGCATTGAAGATTAA
- a CDS encoding methyl-accepting chemotaxis protein, translating to MTLAKKMVAYFLLVIFVASAGFGYTIYKCTNAEVAVIDLKGKIPRMQTNNDIAYNAAAEASNLRAYLLYGKEQYLDEFKRLAELNIKLEDVLINEAMNAQSRKLAEETKALDQKYAELANNKFIPLLKAGNRDEAMKVAIEELAPLGSQLLAKVDEAKIHRMNTVQKAMEDTYNATLLAKRVSVISGILMAVLGILIGLFAARRISAPVRELQGLMAQASEGNLMVRAIVKTKDEIGELCESFNAMIAGQLEIVRSVRNSSIDLAAASQEMAASSSEVSGATTIIAAKTQTVAESMDVASNSSMETSQVLVELSALIQIAKDKAASASVQSESSINAAKEGKATVNIAMQSMNTIYDKTREAEKVIQLLNEYSQKIGMINETITGIASQTNLLALNAAIEAARAGESGRGFAVVAEEVRKLAEQSNVEASNISQLISKITENTTSAVIAMEQSLAEVEIGVQEVGKAGKSLENILSAVTETVSDINGIAKVTNDEVASSDKIVQLIEGVAEVIENTSRDAQEVSTAIEETTANVEMVAASTEQTSAMSQGLHNLITKFKVEE from the coding sequence ATGACATTAGCAAAAAAAATGGTGGCTTATTTTTTGTTAGTAATCTTTGTGGCGTCAGCTGGGTTTGGTTACACGATTTATAAGTGTACTAATGCGGAAGTGGCGGTTATCGATCTCAAGGGTAAGATTCCGAGAATGCAGACAAACAATGATATTGCCTATAACGCTGCTGCCGAGGCCTCTAATCTCAGGGCTTATTTACTCTATGGCAAGGAACAATATCTTGATGAATTTAAGCGCTTGGCAGAATTAAATATAAAGCTTGAAGATGTCCTTATCAATGAGGCTATGAATGCACAGTCACGCAAATTAGCTGAGGAGACTAAAGCACTGGATCAGAAATATGCTGAACTGGCGAATAATAAATTTATTCCTTTATTGAAGGCTGGCAACCGGGACGAGGCAATGAAAGTAGCGATTGAGGAACTGGCACCACTAGGCAGTCAATTACTGGCAAAGGTTGATGAAGCCAAAATCCACCGCATGAATACGGTCCAGAAAGCTATGGAGGATACCTATAATGCTACGTTATTAGCTAAAAGGGTGTCGGTAATATCCGGAATTCTGATGGCGGTTTTAGGAATCCTAATCGGTTTGTTTGCAGCTCGTAGAATTTCGGCCCCGGTCAGAGAGTTACAAGGGTTGATGGCTCAGGCCAGCGAAGGAAATCTGATGGTAAGGGCGATTGTCAAAACCAAGGATGAAATTGGAGAGCTTTGTGAGTCGTTTAATGCCATGATCGCCGGGCAATTGGAGATTGTCCGGTCGGTGAGGAATAGTTCGATTGACCTGGCGGCAGCATCTCAGGAAATGGCAGCCTCTTCCAGTGAGGTATCGGGGGCAACAACGATTATCGCCGCCAAAACCCAGACGGTTGCCGAGTCCATGGATGTTGCCTCAAATTCAAGCATGGAAACCTCACAGGTCCTAGTCGAACTTTCGGCACTTATTCAAATTGCCAAAGATAAGGCCGCTTCAGCCAGCGTTCAATCGGAAAGCTCTATTAACGCGGCCAAGGAGGGAAAAGCCACCGTAAACATTGCGATGCAAAGCATGAATACTATTTACGATAAGACGAGAGAAGCGGAAAAAGTAATCCAGCTCCTGAATGAATACTCTCAAAAAATCGGTATGATCAACGAAACCATCACCGGTATTGCAAGTCAAACAAATTTATTGGCACTCAATGCGGCTATCGAAGCCGCCCGGGCCGGCGAATCGGGCAGGGGATTCGCGGTTGTTGCTGAAGAAGTCAGAAAACTGGCGGAACAATCCAATGTTGAAGCGAGCAATATTTCCCAGCTGATTTCTAAGATTACCGAAAACACAACCAGTGCGGTTATAGCTATGGAGCAAAGTTTAGCTGAGGTCGAGATAGGGGTGCAAGAGGTCGGTAAAGCGGGGAAATCACTGGAGAACATTCTCTCAGCCGTCACGGAAACGGTAAGCGATATCAATGGGATTGCTAAGGTCACAAACGACGAGGTTGCTTCCTCCGACAAAATTGTTCAACTCATCGAGGGGGTTGCCGAAGTTATTGAGAATACAAGCCGGGATGCCCAAGAGGTTTCCACAGCTATCGAGGAAACGACGGCAAATGTTGAGATGGTAGCCGCAAGTACTGAGCAAACCAGTGCAATGTCGCAGGGCCTGCATAATCTTATTACTAAGTTTAAGGTCGAGGAGTGA
- a CDS encoding ABC transporter permease subunit codes for MNRALFRAMYKQYRKKVAAISTGIVLYEGLLTWVYPIIAKNPAVIEVAESMPSTVKTVFGISENARTDTFEAFISGQFYARIWVMLMALYGIQTANALLAKMVEDGSLALLLSTPVSRSEILSTQMGVLLSTNAILVAVTIAGLFIGTFCSGIEINRWNYLCLGVLGIAFFSVIEVYSLFFSAWFVEEEQALTYAAGLTLAFYGLDIVGGLSDKLSWLKNLSLFQCFQPQEVLEGTRGTMPTIIGLSVVSAVLWLLTKKVFEKQDLAI; via the coding sequence ATGAATAGGGCATTGTTTCGGGCAATGTATAAACAATATCGCAAGAAAGTAGCAGCCATTTCAACCGGAATCGTTCTTTACGAAGGACTTTTGACATGGGTTTATCCTATTATTGCGAAAAATCCGGCGGTGATAGAGGTTGCAGAGTCTATGCCTTCTACTGTAAAGACTGTTTTTGGAATTTCGGAAAATGCACGGACGGATACATTTGAAGCCTTTATATCGGGCCAGTTTTATGCCAGGATTTGGGTTATGCTTATGGCCTTATACGGAATACAAACCGCCAATGCCTTACTTGCGAAAATGGTGGAGGATGGGTCTTTGGCCTTACTTCTCTCTACACCTGTATCCCGCAGTGAGATTCTTTCAACTCAAATGGGAGTTTTGCTTAGTACAAACGCTATTCTAGTCGCTGTTACGATCGCCGGGCTCTTTATCGGCACGTTCTGCTCCGGAATTGAAATCAATCGCTGGAATTATTTATGCTTGGGTGTTCTGGGAATTGCCTTTTTCTCTGTGATTGAAGTCTATAGTCTCTTCTTCTCAGCCTGGTTTGTTGAGGAAGAACAGGCTTTAACCTATGCCGCAGGTTTAACGCTGGCTTTTTACGGTCTGGATATCGTCGGAGGACTCAGCGATAAATTATCCTGGTTAAAAAACCTCTCCCTCTTTCAATGCTTTCAGCCGCAAGAGGTACTAGAAGGAACGAGAGGCACGATGCCGACCATTATAGGTCTTAGTGTTGTTTCAGCGGTTCTCTGGTTATTGACAAAAAAGGTATTTGAGAAACAGGATCTGGCAATATAA
- a CDS encoding ABC transporter ATP-binding protein: MIEVEGLTKVYRQEGRGIWDISFQVEPGTAFGFLGPNGAGKTTTIRLLMGFLKPDSGRVTINGLDCWREKTEVKKIVSYLPGELHFIENLTGEDFLDLIAGMHGDGLQIKKKRGYLSGVFELDLKILIRKMSKGMKQKLGIIAALMLDADVLILDEPTSGLDPLMQNVFLELILEEKKKGKTLFMSSHQFSEIERSCEQVGMIREGKLLTVQSISQLREAEYQTFEIEVESDEDVALLNESPFDLIPIKKNCFMVRVAGELDTLWLILGQVRVKRFREHFMELEEAFMDYYR, from the coding sequence ATGATTGAGGTTGAGGGATTAACCAAAGTATATCGTCAAGAGGGACGGGGAATATGGGATATAAGTTTTCAGGTGGAACCTGGGACAGCCTTCGGATTTCTCGGGCCCAATGGAGCAGGCAAGACGACGACCATCCGACTTTTAATGGGTTTTTTAAAGCCCGATTCCGGACGAGTAACCATCAATGGGCTTGATTGCTGGCGGGAAAAGACGGAAGTAAAGAAGATTGTCAGTTACCTTCCTGGTGAACTTCATTTTATTGAGAACCTGACAGGAGAGGATTTTTTAGATCTTATCGCAGGCATGCATGGCGACGGTCTTCAGATAAAGAAAAAGCGGGGTTATTTGTCAGGGGTTTTTGAATTGGACTTAAAAATACTAATTCGTAAGATGTCCAAAGGAATGAAGCAGAAGTTGGGAATTATCGCGGCATTGATGCTGGATGCAGATGTACTCATCCTTGATGAACCGACCTCCGGGCTGGATCCTTTAATGCAAAACGTATTTCTTGAATTAATCCTTGAGGAAAAGAAGAAGGGGAAGACTTTGTTTATGTCTTCCCATCAATTTTCTGAGATCGAGCGATCCTGTGAGCAGGTTGGAATGATTCGAGAAGGAAAACTTTTAACCGTTCAAAGTATTTCCCAGCTAAGAGAAGCCGAGTATCAAACGTTTGAAATTGAAGTCGAAAGTGACGAGGATGTGGCCCTTCTAAATGAGAGCCCATTCGATCTGATCCCTATTAAGAAGAATTGCTTTATGGTCCGTGTAGCAGGTGAATTGGATACTTTGTGGTTAATTCTCGGGCAAGTGCGTGTTAAACGCTTTAGGGAACATTTTATGGAGTTGGAAGAGGCCTTTATGGATTATTACCGATAG
- a CDS encoding class I SAM-dependent methyltransferase, whose amino-acid sequence MEIGMLALFGKTVTLMESLGFMWIVHTGFELRLWERLLKGASKEQILAENSNWDSLLLDHWLEQARIQDLLVFKNGNYQLSKIGKAICDYRDYGLEAMYKEFVLHWGPCFAKVPDLIRRKIPRDQLDREMENELISRASKASEPFVWPLLRGKCEKDHWLKVLDAGCGEAVFLRRLVEEFPNLKGVGLEINPSVAHRAAAQSESYQERIRIVATDVFEFTDTLGSYDCCLLNNNIYYFSHEKRVELLNLIKGLLAPGGQIGILTALRGVNASFQLFNTHIPQNLMSFFLSCHEGFAGLPLEKEMLDLLDQTGFTEIETIPLPFKVSHYFFAKKPLA is encoded by the coding sequence GTGGAAATAGGTATGCTGGCGCTTTTTGGAAAGACAGTTACCCTTATGGAAAGCTTAGGATTTATGTGGATTGTGCATACGGGTTTTGAACTTAGACTATGGGAACGCCTTCTTAAAGGAGCATCTAAGGAACAGATCCTTGCGGAAAATTCGAATTGGGACTCACTTTTACTGGACCATTGGCTTGAACAAGCAAGAATTCAAGACCTGCTGGTTTTTAAAAATGGAAATTATCAGCTGAGTAAAATAGGGAAGGCCATTTGTGATTACCGTGACTATGGCTTAGAAGCGATGTACAAAGAGTTCGTCCTTCACTGGGGGCCATGCTTTGCCAAAGTGCCCGATTTGATAAGACGGAAAATCCCGCGGGATCAGTTAGATCGTGAAATGGAAAATGAGCTTATTTCCAGGGCCTCTAAAGCTTCTGAACCTTTTGTCTGGCCATTGCTGAGGGGAAAATGTGAAAAAGATCATTGGCTGAAGGTTTTAGATGCAGGCTGCGGCGAAGCAGTGTTTTTACGGAGACTCGTCGAAGAATTCCCAAATCTGAAGGGGGTTGGACTGGAGATCAATCCCTCTGTAGCCCATAGGGCTGCGGCCCAATCTGAATCTTATCAAGAGCGAATTCGAATCGTTGCCACAGATGTCTTTGAGTTTACTGACACTTTGGGATCCTACGATTGTTGTCTGCTCAATAACAATATCTACTATTTCAGCCATGAAAAGCGCGTAGAGCTTTTGAACCTTATTAAGGGTCTATTAGCACCGGGAGGCCAAATTGGGATTTTAACGGCTCTGCGCGGAGTAAATGCTTCCTTTCAACTTTTCAATACTCATATTCCACAAAACTTAATGAGCTTTTTCCTGTCCTGCCACGAGGGTTTTGCTGGATTACCTCTGGAAAAAGAAATGCTGGATCTCTTGGATCAAACGGGTTTCACCGAGATTGAGACGATTCCGCTCCCTTTTAAGGTCTCGCATTATTTTTTTGCTAAAAAGCCCTTGGCTTAA
- a CDS encoding DUF1904 domain-containing protein, with amino-acid sequence MPQIKIRGIGTNTILKLSSQLIDELALLTNSPKDDFTLEVINSTFIQNGEIVSGYPFVEVAWFDRGQEAQDQVAKTISRLINQAGCPSVDIMFTILEKPRYYENGEHY; translated from the coding sequence ATGCCCCAAATTAAAATTCGCGGAATCGGGACAAACACTATCCTTAAATTAAGCAGTCAACTTATTGACGAACTGGCACTGCTGACAAACTCCCCAAAGGATGACTTCACCCTTGAAGTCATTAACTCTACCTTTATTCAAAATGGGGAGATAGTTTCAGGCTATCCTTTTGTGGAGGTTGCCTGGTTCGACCGGGGGCAAGAGGCTCAAGATCAAGTTGCTAAAACCATCAGCCGCTTGATTAATCAAGCGGGCTGCCCGAGCGTCGATATTATGTTTACAATTTTAGAGAAACCTCGCTACTACGAGAATGGAGAGCATTACTGA
- a CDS encoding SdpI family protein translates to MTEMKKARDGRLFIILSGIVVLVSLIAGLILYPQLPEQVPSHWNAAGEIDGYMGRLGGAFFLPAVMLGLLIMLTVIPKIDPKKRNYQSMGKVYSLVVFTIIVFMGAIYAGTIAAVYGHPMAVPRIAMPGIGLLLIILGNYMGKIKYNYTFGIRTPWTLASEEVWYKTHRVMGPLWVVGGLILLPVGFLPAGWTMPLIVGVSVLLSLGSMGYSFLVYRKIMKDS, encoded by the coding sequence ATGACCGAAATGAAAAAGGCTAGAGATGGCCGATTGTTTATTATTTTGTCAGGGATAGTGGTGCTTGTGTCATTAATTGCTGGACTTATCTTATACCCTCAGTTACCCGAACAAGTTCCTTCTCATTGGAATGCGGCAGGAGAGATTGATGGTTATATGGGGCGGCTGGGTGGAGCCTTTTTTCTGCCTGCAGTCATGTTAGGCCTACTAATAATGCTGACGGTTATTCCCAAGATCGATCCTAAGAAGAGAAATTACCAGTCAATGGGAAAGGTTTATTCCTTAGTTGTTTTCACAATCATCGTCTTTATGGGCGCTATCTATGCCGGAACCATTGCTGCTGTATACGGGCATCCGATGGCTGTTCCGCGTATTGCAATGCCGGGGATCGGCTTACTGTTAATCATTCTCGGTAACTATATGGGTAAGATTAAGTATAATTACACCTTTGGTATCCGAACGCCCTGGACCTTGGCCAGCGAAGAGGTGTGGTACAAAACTCATCGTGTTATGGGGCCATTATGGGTTGTGGGCGGACTGATTCTCTTGCCGGTGGGTTTTTTGCCGGCAGGTTGGACTATGCCTCTGATCGTTGGTGTCAGTGTGCTATTATCGCTGGGTTCCATGGGGTATTCCTTCCTAGTATACCGTAAAATAATGAAGGACTCTTAA
- a CDS encoding autorepressor SdpR family transcription factor, with amino-acid sequence MGVILMSHQDTFKALSDNTRRQILRYLKEGDMSAGEIAEKFNMSKPSISHHLTLLKQADLVSDRRQGQSIIYSLNTSVFEELLGVIMEFIRKTPGEDEDRNNIKRS; translated from the coding sequence ATGGGGGTGATTTTAATGTCCCATCAGGACACATTCAAAGCGTTGTCAGATAACACTCGTCGTCAGATCCTCAGGTATTTAAAAGAAGGGGACATGAGTGCCGGGGAAATCGCTGAGAAGTTTAATATGTCAAAGCCAAGTATTTCTCATCACTTAACCCTTCTTAAGCAAGCCGATTTGGTTAGTGACCGGCGACAAGGGCAAAGTATCATCTACTCGTTAAATACTTCAGTGTTTGAAGAACTATTAGGCGTAATCATGGAATTTATCCGTAAGACGCCGGGTGAAGATGAGGATCGAAATAACATCAAAAGGAGCTGA
- a CDS encoding XdhC family protein: MNNKVIQRLAQAIEQRKDIALVMITQTEGSSPRGVGSMMLVDRDGHLVEGTIGGGIAESKAALEAAECLKEGVSKTIRYEFEVESNDPQKLAMVCGGKIELFIRVFKQPDHLLIAGAGHIARALYQFARVLGYFITIIDDRPGMLTKEWFPDANELISGDIVTELKNYKTTEQSSIVICTYQHTLDEAALAAAILKPHRYIGMVGSRKKVALCFQHLEAQGVARETINEIHSPIGLNLGGETPEEIALAILAEIQAVKYGR, translated from the coding sequence TTGAATAACAAGGTAATCCAGAGATTGGCCCAGGCCATTGAGCAGCGTAAAGATATTGCGCTCGTCATGATTACTCAAACGGAAGGTTCCAGTCCCCGTGGGGTTGGCAGCATGATGCTGGTTGACCGTGACGGGCACTTAGTAGAAGGCACAATCGGCGGAGGGATTGCAGAATCCAAAGCGGCACTTGAAGCAGCCGAATGCCTTAAAGAAGGAGTTTCCAAGACCATACGCTATGAGTTTGAAGTTGAATCAAATGACCCCCAGAAACTTGCGATGGTTTGTGGGGGTAAAATTGAATTATTTATTCGTGTTTTTAAACAGCCTGATCATTTATTGATCGCTGGTGCTGGTCATATCGCCCGAGCCCTTTATCAATTCGCAAGGGTTTTAGGCTATTTCATCACGATTATTGACGACAGGCCCGGGATGCTCACGAAAGAATGGTTCCCGGATGCTAATGAGTTGATATCCGGAGATATTGTCACTGAACTCAAGAACTACAAAACAACCGAACAGTCCTCAATTGTAATCTGTACCTATCAACATACGCTGGACGAAGCAGCCCTGGCAGCGGCAATCCTGAAGCCGCACCGTTACATTGGAATGGTTGGCAGCCGTAAAAAGGTTGCTTTGTGTTTCCAACATCTCGAGGCACAAGGGGTTGCGCGAGAGACCATAAACGAAATTCATTCTCCCATTGGTCTCAATCTCGGGGGAGAAACCCCTGAAGAAATCGCCTTAGCTATCCTAGCCGAGATCCAGGCTGTCAAATACGGTCGATAG
- a CDS encoding YnfA family protein produces MVQAIFLFILAGLAEIGGGYLVWLWLREARPVWYGIIGGLILVLYGIIPTLQKFPSFGRVYAAYGGVFIILAVLWGWGIDKKVPDTYDWIGAVICMVGVSVMLWAPRH; encoded by the coding sequence ATGGTGCAGGCTATTTTCCTATTCATACTGGCAGGTTTAGCCGAAATCGGAGGAGGGTATCTGGTGTGGCTTTGGCTTAGAGAAGCCCGGCCTGTTTGGTACGGAATAATTGGGGGACTCATCCTTGTTCTTTACGGTATCATACCTACTTTACAGAAGTTTCCGAGTTTTGGCCGTGTATATGCCGCCTATGGAGGGGTTTTCATTATTTTGGCCGTTTTATGGGGATGGGGTATCGATAAAAAAGTTCCCGACACCTATGATTGGATAGGTGCCGTCATCTGTATGGTAGGTGTCTCTGTCATGTTATGGGCTCCCCGGCATTAG